One Lutzomyia longipalpis isolate SR_M1_2022 chromosome 4, ASM2433408v1 DNA segment encodes these proteins:
- the LOC129794429 gene encoding heparan sulfate glucosamine 3-O-sulfotransferase 5-like, giving the protein MCMGYGGCAARKKMQAIIIGVKKGGTRALLQMLSLHPHIQNAGNEIHFFDRNENYHKGLKWYRKRMPLSFPGQITIEKTPGYFVTPEVPERVRAMNASIKLLLIVREPVTRAISEYTQHLAKATLPQVKSTKTGGVAPSLQEYQTFEELALFPNGSINESYRPLVISMYDLHMHRWLEVFPREQMLIVNGDQLIDDPLPQLTKIETFLGIQHRIERKNFYFNTTKGFFCLRNDARDKCLRESKGRKHPHVDQAVVSKLRRFFSDHNQKFYELIGEDLGWPEE; this is encoded by the exons ATGTGCATGGGCTACGGGGGTTGCGCAGCACGGAAGAAAATGCag GCTATCATAATTGGGGTAAAGAAAGGTGGCACGAGAGCCTTGCTGCAGATGCTCTCTCTCCATCCACATATCCAAAACGCCggcaatgaaattcatttctttgatCGAAACGAAAATTACCACAAGGGTCTCAAATGGTATCGAAAAAGGATGCCGCTTTCCTTCCCTGGGCAGATCACCATTGAGAAGACTCCAGGATATTTTGTCACTCCTGAA gTACCTGAACGTGTTAGAGCTATGAATGCTAGTATTAAATTACTATTAATTGTTAGAGAGCCAGTCACAAGAGCAATATCAGAATACACCCAACACTTAGCCAAGGCAACACTACCCCAGGTGAAAAGTACGAAAACCGGTGGTGTTGCTCCATCACTACAGGAATATCA AACTTTCGAGGAACTGGCTCTTTTCCCCAATGGATCCATCAATGAATCGTATCGCCCATTGGTTATATCCATGTACGATTTGCACATGCACCGATGGCTGGAGGTATTTCCACGTGAGCAGATGCTGATTGTGAATGGTGATCAATTGATTGACGATCCACTGCCGCAGTTAACAAAGATCGAGACCTTCCTTGGTATTCAGCATcgaatagagagaaaaaatttctacTTCAACACCACCAAGGGGTTCTTCTGTTTGCGCAATGATGCCAGAGATAAGTGTTTAAGGGAATCAAAAGGACGAAAGCATCCGCATGTGGATCAAGCTGTTGTAAGCAAATTGCGGCGTTTCTTTTCGGATCATAATCAAAAGTTCTACGAGTTGATTGGTGAAGACTTGGGGTGGCCTGAAGAGTAG
- the LOC129795564 gene encoding protein cortex, whose protein sequence is MSLNSAKKTPAPGKEKKRLFGLKKRMNFYDNEVMKIEKSSSFAPLGYGDRFIPRRYSKNTLGVPTEAELNDILMSHKNTSWKRLNFATVFSNLFDIESKKDRPTWSHSRILSFKDDIAKHFSDMSYQFYWAPEFSYVLTPKWYKNLDWPCVPRSKSLSFMETVHSINGLHKSGKKKLIVWTATNKIVAFVRPEIITWTPGSSNLMVYSLDLITALAFDRKGIYMAAGGKLAQDTVLEIWKSKKLNIDLKSLIRMKDRSDDIRCLVWSEDGHDIVCGQKSGSLTIHHARDLSSPCLVLSTRHTHAICDIKFSVDYKLFAVTDESGMVTVWKWMFNYHLFKLNSPWNTAIFIDWHPWCPTEFVIASQAPASIGIVNTVEKNVVGWYKRCDNKCRIDAITFNKLSGELVVAYQRQSGPNNTMETEIVVLASLEHVSDVLRKNKMNRIYHMMWSPDGKRLATAGSLDDLTLWNFFGRSEVAMQKCAKKHKVNKQPTSELSRLAMIR, encoded by the exons ATCGAGAAATCATCCAGTTTTGCTCCTCTGGGATACGGAGATCGTTTTATACCACGAAGATACAGCAAGAATACCCTAGGTGTACCAACAGAAGCAGAACTAAATGATATTCTAATG AGCCATAAGAATACCTCCTGGAAACGCCTCAATTTTGCAACTGTTTTCAGTAATTTGTTTGACATTGAGAGCAAAAAGGATAGACCAACGTGGTCACACAGTCGGATTCTATCCTTCAAGGATGATATAGCAAAACACTTCTCAGATATGTCCTATCAATTCTACTGGGCTCCTGAATTTAGCTACGTCCTCACACCAAAATGGTACAAAAACCTCGATTGGCCATGTGTGCCACGTAGCAAGTCGCTAAGCTTCATGGAGACAGTTCACAGTATTAATGGTTTACACAAGTCCGGCAAGAAGAAGCTAATTGTGTGGACGGCAACCAATAAGATTGTAGCCTTTGTTCGTCCTGAGATAATTACATGGACACCAGGTTCCTCAAATCTCATGGTCTACTCATTAGACCTCATCACGGCGTTGGCATTTGACAGAAAAGGGATCTACATGGCAGCCGGTGGAAAGCTAGCTCAGGACACTGTGTTGGAAATTTGGAAATCAAAGAAGTTGAATATCGATCTGAAGAGTCTCATCCGAATGAAGGATCGTTCTGATGACATTCGCTGTCTAGTCTGGAGTGAGGATGGGCATGATATTGTGTG TGGCCAAAAATCGGGTTCTTTGACAATTCATCATGCTAGGGATTTATCATCACCATGCTTGGTGCTTTCTACGCGTCATACCCATGCAATTTGCGACATAAAATTCTCCGTGGACTACAAACTCTTTGCCGTTACGGATGAATCGGGGATGGTGACGGTGTGGAAGTGGATGTTCAATTATCACCTGTTTAAGCTCAATAGCCCATGGAATACAGCCATCTTCATTGATTGGCATCCCTGGTGCCCCACGGAATTCGTCATTGCATCCCAAGCACCGGCGTCCATTGGGATTGTTAATACGGTTGAGAAGAACGTCGTTGGATGGTATAAGCGATGCGACAACAAGTGCCGCATTGATGCTATCACCTTCAACAAATTGTCCGGGGAATTGGTTGTGGCCTACCAACGACAGA GTGGACCAAACAACACGATGGAAACGGAAATTGTGGTGCTGGCATCCCTGGAGCACGTTTCGGATGTTCTGcggaagaataaaatgaacagAATCTACCACATGATGTGGAGTCCCGATGGAAAGAGACTCGCAACAGCTGGATCCCTCGATGATCTTACTCTGTGGAACTTTTTTGGCCGGTCCGAAGTTGCTATGcagaaatgtgcaaaaaagcACAAAGTGAACAAACAACCAACATCCGAATTGTCACGGCTCGCAATGATCCGCTGA